AAGATTCAAAATCGGAACCCGCCTCTTGCAGTCAACAACGATACGGAAACTCCAGAACCGCCTACTGCGACGAATTCGAGCGCCCCGAGCGACCCGAAATGGAATCTTACGTTGCACTAATAACAAGATTCACACCAGTGGGAGGCACACGACAATCACGATGAGTGCGTCTTGCGTTCGGTGTCCTGTACATCTTCGCGGCTTTTTGCCATATAGCAACCGTCGTCATACCTCGAGGAAAATTCTCATCGACGTTCATGGATGTCGTGCACTGAGTGGAAATGATTTGGTGTGACGAGGATGGTATCATTTTCTTTCAAGAATTAAAAGTTGCCATGCTCTTGTTTGAACGCAGCAAATGACAGGGAACAAACGAGCACAGAAGTTAACTTGTACCGTATAGTTTGTTCACGCAACATTCCGGTGATGTAGTTTAGCTTGTCCTATCAAAAATCCGGTCGTATTTTATGAtgcgtaaagaaaaaaagaaaagaacaagtaAACTAAACATAAATCGAGTAAAATATAGTCATCCTACTAAAAAAAAGCGTATCCTCATAATTCCCACGTCCAATAATGTCATATAGGGCACCGGAAAAACTGTTTTTTATATGAGATCCCATATGTTACATATCGGATTATTGGATATCGGAGTTATGGGGCATATGTCTCTTTTTTTCGGTAGGACGGCCTTCCAAGAGGAAGGAATGCAAATCGATTAAATATAAATAACTAAGGAATAGGAAAGGAGTGAAATGAAGGATATCTCAAATACTTCAAACTAAATTTTCTGGAATTTTCATTTGATGAAGTCTGACTTTTGTAATTTGAAGTACAATACATTATGAAACTAAGGCAGGTAATTATTAAAATGGGGAAAAAATTGTCTTTACCATGACCGCCACCAGTGAATTACGCACACTATTAAGCAACGAGCTTACTGCAAATATTAATGCGCCATTATGAGAATTGTTGATTCAGCGAATGTCCCAGAAGAAAACTGGATTAAATATTTAATTTTAATAAGTACAGATACTAATTCCGTGTCAATTTATTTTCCcccaaatttttatttgcttgaaACTTCATGCAAagggatagaaagttgggcgagttggtacggtaacacaATCGTGGGTTGCAGCGCGAAGGGACACGGATACAGACTAGAAGCATAGACTAGAGCGCTAGAATAGCGTTCGTCCTGTCTGCCTCTGgtctgtgtccgtgtcccttGGCGCTGCAACCCAAGATCATAAAACTTCTTACAGCCCGATTCATGGCTGATACCCCGGAGTGGCTTGTGCCATGGCATCGGGGAACGACCAGCCAACCATTATAATCGTCTGCGCTTTTTGCCTAAATATTTGCTATGTATTACTTGTCACTTTTATACAGTACGCTTAAAACAATGCCTTTATTTGATAAATGCACCTTTCCTGCTAGATCCACTGCAAGGAGCAGCGCACGTCTGCTAAGTGCACACCGCACCTCGCACAATTAAATTGATCATGAATTAGAGAGTAACGTAAATTAAATATGTGTTGAAATAATTCGAGTCGAATATAAATTACAGTAAAAATCCGAGACGTTCGATTTGCTCTTAGCTCCAATAAAGCCAAACTGATGGGACTTCACCGAAAGCAGCATCAATACGAATAAATGCCTGCAAAGCAGAAAAATAACGAAGTGCATACAGGAATCCGGCTCAGCGCGTTTATTTTGTCGCCACTCGGCAGGCTGTATGTAAACGAAGACGCACTACATGAAATAGTTTGCGAGAAAATAAAGGAACGCAACGGCAGTATTGGTGCGCTTGTACCTTCATACCATCTATTGCGTGTTGAAAGCAGTACGTTACATGCAGGCACGCGCACAGTATTTGTTTCCATGTCGAGCTAATATGTACACCTAGACTTCGAACCAACTCGCCCGGCAACATAACCGACTTTATTTTTTTCGGTTTCTGTTTTCCTTCCATTGGCCTAGAGCATTTGATTCAGCCACATGGATATTTAGAACGCCGTCCAGAACTTCGTAATTGATTCCAaccgacgccccccccccccctaaaatgTCCTGTTTTTAGTGCCTTTCAACGTTTCGTTGCTCTCCTATTCATGCTCTTGCTGCTGATGGTCTCATTAACGCTCTCTATCAGTCCTAGGATTTTGATTGCTCTTGTCATATTGAACATTTCCCCTGATTATTGGCCAATTCGCCATAGTGGGTATGAGCGATGGGGATACTGTGGAAACAACAAAATGAGGACTAAATGAAACTAAGGAGGCCAAAGAAGAAGGCAACAACAAACAATCAaacagcagaagaagaagaacaagctgCTTGCATTCAGTTGGGGCCAAATTGTCCCCTCATGGCAGGAGAAATGAGCCAGAAGAATTTACACAAAATGATGAAGCATTGGCACGAACCCCAGAGGAGGTCCTGGGCTCGGAGGCAAAATAAGGTTGGTTTTTCCACTAGGCAGCATTTATTCGCGCTCTCGTTGTTTCAGTATTGAAACGCAGTACTGTCCTCAGCCGCAGTGAAGACGTGTCTGGCGTCGATACTTAACTTTTAAGCTATACATTCGTTTAGTTTTGTCGCTCATTATGAAGTGAGAAGACTGTGCAGACAGAACACTTGGCACTCCGTGTAAGCAACCGTGCACGACTGCGATTAACGGGGGATAGCCTAAGACCAGTCATGGAGCAAAAGACGTTGCAGCAACGGCAACTGGTAATCGACGACAACGCTAGTTCACGGTAAATCGCATAGATGAAGTAAGCGCACTTGTGGCCCCCATGCGTGGATGTAGAGCGTGCGACTAAGCAAGGCGGAAGGAAGCCTGAGAAATACATGTAAGAAAGGAAGTAAATACATggctatgtaaaaaaaaatcgctaTTATCAGGAAGAAAGCACAGTTGGCACGTTGCTTACGCTGATAGTAGTCCCTTATCAGCGCTATACGACAATGAATTCCAGTTTGTGTTTGCATATATGTTATAACTCCTAAGACTGTCACTTGTGCGATACTTTTTTTGCCTAATAAAGGTGTCGCTTGAACGCTGAATGTTAGGTCATagtcctgattttttttttgtcgtactCCATAGAATAGAGCCACCGGGACCCAGACGACCGATTATCTAGGGCTCTTTAGTAAGCACCGTAATCTATTACGCCTCCTTATTACGTAGCAGGAGTACGCATTTTCACATTCGTCTGCGATCGGAGCACGGCAGTGGCAGCTGGGACTGACCCATGCATGTTAGACGGCAGTGAATTTTTACAGAAATAGTTAGCCAGCTATTACGGCTCAGTGCAGCGGCGAAGTACAGAGGGAGGGACAGTACTGACATCTGTCCAGAAACGCACAGCTGTGCTCACGTATAGCGCTCCCTATTGTAAGCGCTATACTGGAAGCATGCACTGTTGGGTGTTGTTGAAAGTAAGAAAATGTGCCCACTATACTTGTTATTTCCTTTCGTCACTGTCTGCTTCTAATGTGTAGTCCTTCAAGTCACTGATAACCAACTACCCTAATATGTTACGCTGTGAAGTTTCAGTGAGCGTTGAAAGCATGAGCGTGTAAGAGCGGCACTGTTTCACGTGAAGGTGGACGAGCTGCCGATTGAGCAGACTGCCTGGACTCCAGACAAAAAGGACATAGAGCTGCCTTTGAAAGTCCGACCGTCCGTCTCCATATCACTGATTCCGAGGGACCTCGAACAGGGCGGCCGGGCCATGCACCAAATTGCCCCCGAAAGCGCCGCCGAGACTCGCAACCATTTGCGAGACCGCCTGCCTATGATGGTGTGCGCGGCTTTCGCCTTTGCGTCTACTGCCACCCTGCTCCTCCTGTACCTGGACTCGCCCATCTGGGCCCTCCGCAACTACGCGACGGCGGGGAAAGGCCAGAACGGATCGTCCACACAGCACTATTTGCATTTCACCACCAAAGGGCATAGTGTCGCTGCAACAGACCAAGAGACGAACCTCTCGACCTGGACGCTGTCGGAGGACGGGGGTGGCGCGAACGTTTCCGTGATCGGAGAACGGGCCACCGCAGTGACAAGCGAGACCCTGAATAGTGTCAATGTCAAGAAATAGGAAGGCAACATGCGCGCACCAGGCTTACGTTAATTTTGAAAAACGTTAAATATATATCGCTATCGTCCGCTGGCCCCCTCCGTTTTGCTTGTGTTCTCATTTAACGCCAATCTCACCGCTCGAATATCCCAACATTTCTGCGAAATTTTAAGGTGCCTTCTTCAGTGGCCAGGGAGTTCGAAGACACGCGAATTCCGCGCTCTCAAATATTTTGTAGTTGTCTATTTCAACGTTGTTCCGGAGGCGACAAGAATAGAGCTACATTTAAAACATTCCGGCTTCGACTGTATAGACGGCTGGTGCCTTTTATAGCTGCAGCACGTACTCCTGTTAGTACTAACATACGGAAGGCGGTGATGACGAGGGCAAGAGACTCTTGGAACACGCAGTGCGACCTGGACGAAGTAAAATTCTTCTGTAGATGACAGAAAAGTAACTTGAAAGTGTACAGTACTGTTCTGGCAAAAGTATTCGAAGGGCAAAATGTACTAAATGTAAGCACGCGTTCGTCGTTCCTGCCGACGCTGCAAAACATAAACACATTTGCAAGACTCGGAATCTGAAGAAATGCCAAATGCAATTTTGTACTGCTACTTAATTCATTATTAAGTTTGAACATAGTCAGCTCTCTTTGCCCAGCATATTAATACAGGATGCCGAGTGGTGGCAGTACAGCGAGGTCTGGTTACAACGCGCGCCACCGAATGACGAAAAAATAAAACGTATTTAAAATACCGACTCCTTAATGTCGTGACAGTAAAACTGTAGCGTGTTTTTTTCCAGGGCATTCCAGCGTGTTTCCAATGAAACCACCGCCATTTCGCACAACACAACCGAGCGTGACTGTTCCTTGTGGTTCGTGTAATGTTCCCCAATTAGTTTGTGTTAAAAAATTCGCTGCTAACATCTGTACCCCCTACTTTATCGTTGCACGTTTTATTTTGATTGCCAATTTTAAAGTCGACCCATTATGTAATCTGTATTTCTTAGATTGGTTCATACTTTTCTTGTTCGCCACATCTTCTCTGGTCAATCACCCGCAGTGGGTAAGTGCCATTTACAGGAAGTAAAAATCATGGCCGCTCTACCACAGTACGCAGTTCCAGCAACTGAGGATCTAGGGGACTACAGAGGCGGCCCCGCTCGGTCGAAAAAGCTGCAAGTAGCGACAGGATCTCAAGTGCCCACGCCCAAAATTGCCGGCGGCGACACGGGTTTCCAGACTTGGCAATGGCGCCAGTGGTCAGGCGCATTGCGTTTCTTGGTTACCCACTGCCACAGCAGCCTGCTATCCCCAAGCCTTTTTCACCGCTGGAACAGACAAGCCGTTCAAGCAACAGACGCGATCGACGACCTTCGGAGATTCGATTGGTTCCGCGCCTTTCTAGGACTCACCATCGGCATCATATGTGCACTGGTGGCGATCTTCTTTGTGGTGGCGCCTGGACCGCCCCGTTCTCCGCCGGATAGAGGTGGATGGGACTCGTCAGTGGCGAGGAGCCAAACGTTAACAAGACTGGACAAGAACGCGAACCGTCAGTTGGGCAACGAGTCCGCACGAATACACGGGGCACCAGTTGCCCATGAAGACCAAGCCAGTGCTTCTTATAGTAATGTGGACAGCTATTCAAGTGCACACTTGCACACTACCACTGCACGCAATGGTAGCCTACGAGAAATTTCCTGACGGGATAGTGGTCGTGTTATGCTCGGCTCTGCCCTTTTAGAACTGCGCTTTAGTGCGTGCGGTCACGTCTTCACTCAACTAAATCAAAACCCGCCGTTCTTTAATCGAACTTATTGCACTTTTTGCCAGCGATAACTTCGATATACGCGTTTGTCAAGTAGAATGAACCACTGCGAAAGACTGCGTGGTTATGACGTGGGCCAAAACTTGATAAAAACTGCGTGGAAGTTtgggtgtgtgtttgtgtgcattaTAAATGACGCTTTACTCAATTCTGTAATTAATTTTTTCGATCGAATAGAAAGAATGGGAACTATTTGCTGGGACTACAAATTGCCAATTGCTAAGCGTTGTGTAGGTTGTAACGCTTTGAGAGCGGCTTATGCATGGTAATATTAtcattttttgttttcgtaaAATTATACAAAGCTAGGGTTGACACATTCACAGTAATTCTGGAGAGGCAAAATAATTCCTTTGAAAGCCTCGACCTTGTAGTTTTGATAATGTGCAGCAGTGTCATGATAAGCTCAATTCGGTAACACCACAACCCCGCGCCTTCGAACGCTGATAAAGCTCTTGGCTGGTTCACCCTCGTCGCAGATTTAAAAAATCGGGGAAGCTTTAaatgggtgtgtgtgtgggggggggggggggggttgtataGGGAGAGACAAATACCACGCACAGCGACGACTTTGATACCGAACCGAACACTATACCGAACACTATATCCAATGCTTTTTGTAACTATGTTCGATAAGGGCCAATTGGGCCGCCTTAATTCGCACTATATTCAATATTTGCTGGCACTATGTTCGATACTGGCCGATCAGCCCCCTTAATCCGCACTATATCCAATGTTTACTTGCATGATATGCGGCAGCATTTCGAGCAGGGCTATCTCCAGGATCGACCCACATTTTCCTGAAACACAATTGCCGAGTCCTTGCGCATGGCATCGCTCTGACCTTGGTTCCCACAAGGTAAAAAAATATTCACATGTAAAACCTAGAaacaaaaatagtttttttttttgtcaccgcAATGGCCGCGCTTTTACAGAAACAAGAGATGAGGCGCTAAGCATAGATACAAATCTGTCGCTATTTGAAAACAGCTCAAATGGCGATGACCAATATACTGCCTTATATTtcatgaggatagcaataggggcttgttggtacggcatatcttattttgttatagtgcaagcttgacaaggacaaaagaaggcacatcagacacacactgtgcgctgtgtgtgtctgatgtgccttcttttgtccttgtcaagcttgcgctataacaaaatattATATTTCATGTTGTTATTGTTTGTAACGCCTGCTCATGTTACGGGGGTGAACCCCATCAAACCGCCTAAATAGAGGTCTTTATTTGTTACTTCTTCATGTACTTTGCAACATGAatgaaaattgattgattgattgattgattgattgattgattgattgattgattgattgattgattgattgattgattgattgattgattgattgattgattgattgatctttaACTTtggttatatgtatatataacacTGAGTTCCGGGTATCTTCTTCATAGCTGGCTTCATAGCTGGTCATAGAAAAGTAAAACAGGGGAAGCAgataacgagagagagagagagattgtgaagAGGAATAGGTGCTATTTTCTTTAGCCCTTTAGGGAGCATGGCTCAGTAATTTGGGGAAGGGGAGGGGTAcataaagaataaagaagaaaatagaTGAGAGAATGTCGAGGCGATCGCATAGGCCGGTACCGTTAGTACCGCTGTCAGCGGTAGCCATGAGGCGCGTTCAGTGACCGCTTTTCTTGATTCCgaatttcttttcctctttttattttccctttcccTTACGCACAGTCTAGGGTGGCACGCCAGACACCCGTCTGGTTGACCTGCCGGCCTTTCCTTTcctagctttctctctctctctcgcagaaAATGAGGTAAGGTGCAGACTGCACCGCACAAAGACGTCAAATGCGTTCAGGTTGGAAGCAAACAGCAAGCAGGTCCAAACACGCAAGCAGCATGATTCTGTTCAAGACCTTGTTGTGTTACAGATGTTCAAAAGGACGTCGCTGAAATATCCTGACGGTCCTGAAATGGCGCTGCAttagaaggaaaggaaaaagaaatcggTTATACCAGGAGGGGTTGCACCATTACGCGTTTGTGATCCCATAGTTTACTTTATAAGTGAAACAAAGACTGCCATGGTAATTTTATTGTTTTACTTTCCTCAATATGAACACAAAGATATTAATTTCAGATGTTAAAATTATATAGCCTGAAAATTGACATATCAACGATTAGCACTCATTTAACATCATTCCTTAATTAGAAAATTTTATTCAAATTTTCACACCTATTTAcctactgccgcccgattcatggcccgTCGCCCGTAGTGGGCTGAGCCATATCCGTAGGCACCAGACCGAACCAAACGCTTATGACCATATGTCAAATCTACCTGACTCTTGGTCAATCCCCGTCAGTGGGTACGTGCCAAAAACATTAAggttatcatcagcagcagcagcaatcacCGAACTTGCAAACCCAACACTTTCATCGCGATGCACGTCCCTCAACAGCCGATGGTGCAACACCAGGAAGCACCACGGCCCAGCGGTTTCTCGCAGCTCTCACCGGGCCAGAAGGCACCGCTGGACGCAGTGCAGCGACGTCCAACGCTCGTTCGACCAGCAGCGCTCGTCCCCAGCTACCCGCATGGTCCCGCATTTGGAGGCGACAAAGGTCGTATAGGCGGCATCCCGTACGACCGCGCCATTCGCTACTCAGGAGTCGCTGCACCTCCGGCGTCCTTGCTGGGCCTCTCGGTTGTGAACGCCAGGGACTTCGAGGCACGAGGCATGGTCGAAGACGACACCAAGACGTGGTTCGTGCCTGTCATCGTAGCCCTGATGATCCTCATGGCCTTCCTGGCTCTGCTAGCCACTTTCTTGCTGATCGCGGTGCCGCACTATGGCAACGCGTCATTGACCGAGGCGGGCGTGAGCGCCGACGGTCTTGGCTCGCGCTTTTTGGACACGGAAGATTCCAGCGCATATC
This Dermacentor albipictus isolate Rhodes 1998 colony chromosome 1, USDA_Dalb.pri_finalv2, whole genome shotgun sequence DNA region includes the following protein-coding sequences:
- the LOC135904088 gene encoding uncharacterized protein, which gives rise to MAGEMSQKNLHKMMKHWHEPQRRSWARRQNKVDELPIEQTAWTPDKKDIELPLKVRPSVSISLIPRDLEQGGRAMHQIAPESAAETRNHLRDRLPMMVCAAFAFASTATLLLLYLDSPIWALRNYATAGKGQNGSSTQHYLHFTTKGHSVAATDQETNLSTWTLSEDGGGANVSVIGERATAVTSETLNSVNVKK